tagaagatttGCAAGTAGATTATGGTTATCATTCcagaattttattttcctaAATAAATAGTGAGTATGTGATGGAAAGTATTTTTGTTTATCCGATTACTTTTAGTCGTCgacaattttggtttttttatttttattttgagagagcctatttttttaaataaaactattacatataaaaatattaagaaaagtATTACTTTTAGTGGTCGACAAATTTTTTTCATCAATTCCAGCACCTCAGCAAATCTAAAAgctgaaataaaatttatacattGATCTCTATATCAAATGTTAAatcttaattatataacatgtatatattttttacaatgacttttacatttctaatatatatagtttaaacaTTACAGTGACTTTTGTCAATGCTCTCACACGAAgcttttataaaatcatttgcatttataatttataaaattaaggaaaatatatacttaattcatttttttaatttaataatatcataaaattattttttttatccagAATTGttttttgatttctaaaataaatgtacaataaaaatattttttttaaaatagcatttcacatttaaaatataatttaattataaattaaattatattttaaatgtgaatattagtttttaaaatagatatattaattgtaaaatttatttttaaaatattttttttgatacaaacataattttgaaattattaaataaaataaattaattatatatcttttaaattttatatgttaatatatttatatataaatatatattcattagaaataaatatattatatacagtTTCTGCGATATACTGTTTTTATAGcatattacttatttttttttctttcgggGTGTGTATGTTTTTAGTGGATGCAAGATTACAATTATTATGGATGcatacaacaaacaaacaaaacagcACATTTATACAGGGTCCATCACAATTTTTGCATTTTCTAAGCTTAAATTAGGGCCCTTCTAAACGATCTTAAGACTCCAAATTTGTCTCGCAGGAGACATGGCCCGTAATTTTCTTTGCTTGAAGGACCCAAATATCActtaggggttattggttgttgtattttaatggatttgaaaatccgaacaaaatctagtgttattggctctatgatttttaaatctgtattaaaatcatgtgttattggtttaatgattcataaattctgtatcaaatcaagtgttattcaatcgtacagatttactaatatatttgattttataatggatttgaatggatttgtttggattttttagttaaaaatacaaagactcaaatccgagggaaaacctccggatttgcatattttacttggatttataaatactatatagatttctaaatcaatcaaaatatataaaccaataacacccccCCTcagtcttgtttttttttaacactaacCCAAATATCAGTTCTATAACTATATTTTCCTGTATTATATTACCCAACAGTTAGTCATGGTCGTGCACattaacttcttttttaattCTGCCAAATTCGACCAATCTTACAATTAGGACCGCGTCGcatctttatttatttggtttcacATCATCAAATGTCAACGACTTAGCCTTTTATTTCTCCAAAGTCTTAAACATTAGAGAAACATTATGATCCCATCCAATTTTATTAAgcttattttctttcttttgtaacAATTTTCTGAAAACATTTGATCGAAACGATGGAAAAAGGTTTTTCATTGGTgcctaaagaagaagaagaagaaaatttcaGAAATGAGAAATCTGCAGATCAAACGAGTTATTTATCAACAGAGATGACGAAGAAAGTTAGCTCCATGGCTGCTCCAATGGTGGCTGTGGCTGTTTCTCAATACCTCCTTCAAGTTATCTCCATAGTAATGGCCGGTCACTTGGACGAGATCTCTCTCTCTGGCGTCGCCATTGCCACTTCTCTTACCAATGTCACTGGCTTCAGCCTCCTCGTaaattcctcttcttctttttttttttgatcaactaaattcctcttcttcttcttttccttatCCATGAAATATAATTGGCATGTACATTTCCGGTGGGCTTaggattatatatatttacatttgaataaaaataagatttttctaattatttggGTATTCgagttatatttttataaagtatCTTCTTATAAACTATTCAAATATTctgataagtttttttttttgaaaacaaatattttgataaattcttGAAATATACGATCGTCAGTTTGGGTTGGCAGGTGCGTTAGAGACATTGTGTGGTCAAGCTTTTGGAGCTGAGCAATTTAGGAAAATCAGTTCATATACATACGGCTCAATGCTATGTCTTGTCTTGTTCTGTCTCCCAATCTCTCTTCTTTGGGTTTTCATGGACAAACTCTTGGAACTTTTCCACCAAGATCCACTCATCTCTCAGTTAGCTTGTAGATACTCGATATGGCTCATCCCGGCTTTATTCGGATACTCAATTCTTCAATCTTTGACTCGTTATTTCCAGTCACAAGGACTGGTTCTTCCTCTCTTCTTGAGCTCTCTTGGAGCTCTCTGTTTTCACATTCCCTTTTGCTGGCTTCTTGTCTATAAACTGAGATTTGGAATCGTTGGCGCTGCTCTGTCCATTGGTCTTTCCTATTGGTTGAACGTAGGTTTGCTTTGGGTTTTCATGCGAGACTCTTCTCTGCATCGCGAAACCAAAAATCTAAGAGCTCAAGAAATCTTCTTGTGCATGAA
This genomic stretch from Brassica napus cultivar Da-Ae chromosome C9, Da-Ae, whole genome shotgun sequence harbors:
- the LOC106422379 gene encoding protein DETOXIFICATION 8, whose protein sequence is MEKGFSLVPKEEEEENFRNEKSADQTSYLSTEMTKKVSSMAAPMVAVAVSQYLLQVISIVMAGHLDEISLSGVAIATSLTNVTGFSLLFGLAGALETLCGQAFGAEQFRKISSYTYGSMLCLVLFCLPISLLWVFMDKLLELFHQDPLISQLACRYSIWLIPALFGYSILQSLTRYFQSQGLVLPLFLSSLGALCFHIPFCWLLVYKLRFGIVGAALSIGLSYWLNVGLLWVFMRDSSLHRETKNLRAQEIFLCMKQFIALAIPSAMMTCLEWWSFDLLVLMSGLLPNSKLETSVLSICLTMSSLHYVLVNAIGASASTHVSNELGAGNPKAARAAATSAVFLGVIDATIVSITLYTYRGNWAYIFSNESEVAHYATQITPILCLSIGVDSFLAVLSGVARGTGWQHIGAYANIGSYYLAGIPLGSFLCFVVKLRGKGLWIGILIGSTLQTIVLAVVTFFTSWEQEAAKARDRVIEVRPQDNQKLQSILQEDVQVLLKDVSENV